Proteins encoded in a region of the Salvelinus fontinalis isolate EN_2023a chromosome 17, ASM2944872v1, whole genome shotgun sequence genome:
- the LOC129814610 gene encoding somatostatin-1-like: MALTGVLCAFAFVCVTLCPAGKIDSVGGLSDRNLNHQDKLTWLETLQEKGATTDDKYDIAWLLYKLLKSHSDQFKSNFRPPGPESGGIQESRRETTPQKDKRVRKAGCRMFFWKSWTVC; encoded by the exons ATGGCCCTCACCGGAGTCTTGTGTGCATTTGCATTTGTATGTGTCACGCTGTGTCCGGCAGGGAAGATTGACTCTGTCGGAGGTTTGTCGGATCGCAACCTCAACCACCAAGATAAACTAACGTGGCTCGAAACATTACAGGAGAAAGGG GCAACCACCGACGACAAATACGACATCGCCTGGCTGCTATACAAGCTTTTAAAGTCACACAGCGACCAGTTCAAATCAAACTTTCGCCCTCCTGGACCAGAGAGTGGCGGGATACAGGAGAGTAGGCGCGAGACTACGCCACAGAAGGACAAGCGCGTTCGCAAAGCCGGATGCAGAATGTTCTTTTGGAAGTCGTGGACTGTATGCTGA